A region of Gracilinanus agilis isolate LMUSP501 chromosome 3, AgileGrace, whole genome shotgun sequence DNA encodes the following proteins:
- the OLIG1 gene encoding oligodendrocyte transcription factor 1, with protein sequence MLRQQRPGDVQLGASPYELMGYRQQLSSSSGTATFLPKQVHEKLEPPLEQLQQGVGKNAKGGSGCGESGSSSSNKTELKEEQQQLRRKINSRERKRMQDLNLAMDALREVIMPYSAAHCQSSPGRKLSKIATLLLARNYILLLGSSLQELRRILGEMSGPGPRLLLAGLPLFAAPGSVLLAPGGVNHPETLHSSKYLSLEEPPCGQFPLPGSPGLCTCAICKFPHLIPSGLGLAAVQTQFSK encoded by the coding sequence ATGTTGAGGCAACAACGACCGGGGGATGTGCAGCTCGGGGCTTCCCCGTATGAGTTGATGGGCTATAGGCAGCAGCTGTCTTCTTCCTCTGGCACTGCCACCTTCCTTCCTAAGCAAGTCCACGAGAAGCTGGAGCCACCTCTCGAGCAGCTCCAGCAAGGCGTGGGAAAAAATGCCAAGGGTGGCAGCGGCTGCGGCGAGAGcggaagcagcagcagcaacaagaCAGAGCTGAAGGAAGAACAGCAGCAGCTGAGGAGAAAAATCAACAGCCGGGAGAGGAAAAGGATGCAAGATCTCAACCTGGCCATGGACGCTCTAAGAGAGGTGATAATGCCCTATTCTGCCGCCCACTGCCAGAGTTCCCCCGGCAGGAAGCTCTCCAAGATCGCCACGCTGCTCCTTGCCAGAAACTACATCCTTCTTCTGGGCAGCTCCCTCCAGGAGCTGCGGCGGATCCTGGGCGAGATGAGCGGGCCAGGGCCGCGGCTGCTACTCGCCGGCTTGCCCCTGTTCGCCGCCCCGGGTTCGGTGCTGCTGGCCCCAGGGGGCGTGAACCACCCGGAGACTCTACACTCCAGCAAGTACCTGTCGCTGGAGGAGCCGCCGTGTGGCCAGTTCCCTCTACCCGGCAGCCCTGGTCTGTGTACCTGTGCTATCTGCAAGTTCCCGCATTTAATTCCCTCAGGCCTCGGGCTCGCTGCGGTACAGACACAGTTCTCCAAGTGA